One window of the Mycobacterium sp. SVM_VP21 genome contains the following:
- a CDS encoding error-prone DNA polymerase, with translation MGWGSGPPSWAEMERVLDGKPRHTGIAAGVSADHGSSFPQVEPLRPAGRTASSLSSPPYAELHAHSAYSFLDGASNPQELVAEAARLGLRAIALTDHDGLYGVVRFAEAAAELEAAGLQIGTVFGAELSLGRVARTDDPDPPGPHLLVLARGPEGYRRLSRQIAAAHLAGEKGRPRFDLDALTEAAGGHWHILTGCRKGHVRQALATGGPDAAAAALADLVDRFGAARVSVELTRHFDPYDDERNAALAALAPRFGVGLVATTGAHFARPDRGRLAMAMGAIRARQSLDIAAGRLAPLGGAHLRSGAEMARLFAQYPGTVTSAAELGEQCAFALQLIAPQLPPFEVPAGYTEDSWLRRLTLAGARRRYGSPERSPKAYTQIEHELNVIAKLGFPGYFLVVHDITRFCRESDILCQGRGSAANSAVCYALGVTAVDPVGNGLLFERFLSSERDEPPDIDIDIESDRREEVIQYVYKRYGRDYTAQVANVITYRGRSAVRDMARALGFSPGQQDAWSKQVGRWHGVAESSDTEGIPESVIDLATQIADLPRHLGIHSGGMVICDRPIADVCPVEWARMPGRSVLQWDKDDCAAIGLVKFDLLGLGMLSALHYMKDLVAQHQGVKVDFARIDLSEPAVYEMLTRADSVGVFQVESRAQMATLPRLKPRVFYDLVVEVALIRPGPIQGGSVHPYIQRRNGQALVEYEHPSMKPALRKTLGVPLFQEQLMQLAVDCAGFSPAEADQLRRAMGSKRSTERMRQLRTRFYDGMAQCHGITGEVADRIYEKLEAFANYGFPESHAMSFASLVFYSAWFKLHYPAAFCAALLRAQPMGFYSPQSLVADARRHGIVVHGPDVNASLAHATLAEAGTQVRIGLGVVRGIGTDLAERLVADREAHGPFASLLDLTARVQLSAAQAEALATAGAFDCFSISRREALWTAAAAAGQRPDRLPGVGVATQTPALPGMSAIELAAANVWATGVSPDSFPTQFLRADLDALGVIPADQLLSVPDGTRVLVAGAVTHRQRPATARGVTFVNLEDETGMVNVLCTPGVWQRHRRLAQTAMALLIRGRVQNASGAVTVLADRLGSLELTVSSRSRDFR, from the coding sequence ATGGGCTGGGGCAGTGGGCCGCCGAGCTGGGCGGAAATGGAGCGGGTGCTCGATGGTAAGCCTCGTCACACCGGTATTGCGGCCGGTGTGTCGGCGGATCACGGCTCGTCGTTCCCGCAGGTCGAGCCGCTCCGGCCGGCTGGGCGGACGGCATCTTCCCTGTCTTCCCCGCCTTATGCCGAGTTGCACGCGCACTCGGCGTACAGCTTTCTGGACGGGGCCAGCAACCCGCAGGAGCTGGTCGCCGAGGCCGCCCGGCTGGGCCTGCGGGCGATCGCGCTGACCGATCACGACGGTTTATATGGGGTGGTGCGGTTCGCCGAGGCGGCCGCCGAGCTGGAGGCTGCGGGCCTTCAGATAGGCACCGTGTTCGGCGCCGAGTTGTCGCTGGGGAGGGTGGCTCGTACCGATGACCCGGACCCGCCCGGTCCGCACCTGCTGGTGCTGGCCCGTGGCCCGGAGGGTTATCGGCGGTTGTCGCGGCAGATCGCCGCCGCGCACCTGGCCGGCGAGAAGGGCAGGCCGCGTTTCGATCTGGATGCGCTGACCGAGGCGGCGGGCGGGCACTGGCACATCCTGACCGGCTGCCGCAAGGGCCACGTCCGCCAGGCGCTGGCCACCGGTGGCCCGGATGCGGCCGCCGCCGCGCTGGCCGACCTGGTCGACCGGTTCGGGGCCGCGCGGGTCAGCGTGGAGCTGACCCGGCACTTCGACCCATACGACGACGAGCGCAATGCGGCACTGGCCGCCCTGGCGCCCCGGTTCGGGGTGGGGCTGGTGGCCACCACCGGCGCGCATTTCGCCCGGCCGGACCGAGGCCGGCTGGCGATGGCGATGGGAGCGATCCGAGCCCGGCAGTCTTTGGACATCGCTGCCGGCCGGCTGGCTCCGCTGGGCGGGGCGCATCTGCGGTCTGGTGCAGAGATGGCCCGATTGTTCGCGCAATATCCCGGGACGGTCACGTCTGCGGCCGAACTCGGCGAGCAGTGTGCCTTCGCGCTGCAGCTCATCGCTCCGCAGCTGCCACCCTTCGAGGTGCCGGCCGGGTATACCGAGGACAGTTGGCTGCGCCGGTTGACCCTGGCCGGCGCGCGGAGGCGTTACGGGTCGCCGGAGCGGTCGCCGAAGGCGTACACGCAGATCGAGCATGAGCTGAATGTCATTGCCAAGCTGGGCTTTCCGGGCTATTTCCTGGTGGTGCACGACATCACCCGGTTCTGCCGGGAGAGTGACATCCTGTGTCAGGGCCGGGGATCGGCGGCCAACTCCGCGGTCTGCTACGCCCTCGGTGTCACCGCGGTGGATCCGGTGGGCAATGGGCTGCTGTTCGAGCGGTTCTTGTCGTCGGAGCGCGACGAGCCCCCCGACATCGACATCGACATCGAGTCGGACCGGCGCGAAGAAGTCATCCAGTATGTCTACAAGCGCTACGGGAGGGACTACACCGCCCAGGTCGCCAACGTCATCACCTACCGGGGTCGCAGCGCGGTGCGCGACATGGCCCGGGCGCTGGGCTTCTCTCCAGGACAGCAGGATGCTTGGAGCAAGCAGGTCGGCCGGTGGCATGGGGTGGCTGAATCCTCCGATACGGAAGGCATTCCCGAATCGGTGATCGACTTGGCGACCCAGATCGCCGACCTTCCTCGGCATCTGGGCATCCACTCCGGCGGCATGGTGATCTGTGACCGCCCGATCGCCGACGTGTGCCCGGTGGAATGGGCCCGGATGCCCGGACGCAGCGTGCTGCAGTGGGACAAAGACGACTGTGCGGCCATCGGTCTAGTGAAATTCGACCTGCTGGGGCTGGGCATGCTCTCGGCGCTGCACTATATGAAAGACCTGGTGGCGCAACATCAGGGTGTGAAGGTGGACTTCGCCCGAATCGACCTGTCCGAGCCCGCGGTGTACGAGATGCTGACCCGGGCGGATTCCGTCGGGGTGTTTCAGGTGGAATCGCGCGCCCAGATGGCCACCCTGCCGCGGCTGAAGCCGCGGGTGTTCTACGACCTGGTGGTGGAGGTCGCGCTGATCCGCCCGGGACCGATCCAGGGCGGCTCGGTGCACCCCTACATCCAGCGGCGCAATGGTCAGGCCTTGGTTGAGTACGAGCACCCGTCGATGAAACCAGCGCTGCGCAAGACGCTGGGGGTGCCGCTGTTTCAGGAACAGCTGATGCAACTCGCCGTCGACTGTGCGGGGTTCTCGCCGGCCGAAGCCGACCAGCTGCGCCGGGCCATGGGTTCTAAACGGTCCACCGAGCGAATGCGACAGCTGCGCACCCGGTTCTATGACGGCATGGCGCAGTGTCACGGCATCACCGGTGAGGTGGCCGACCGGATCTACGAGAAGCTGGAAGCCTTTGCCAACTACGGATTTCCGGAGAGCCACGCGATGAGCTTCGCGTCGCTGGTGTTCTACTCGGCCTGGTTCAAGCTGCACTACCCGGCGGCGTTCTGCGCCGCGCTACTGCGGGCACAGCCGATGGGTTTTTACTCGCCGCAGTCACTGGTGGCCGATGCCCGCCGGCACGGAATCGTCGTACACGGCCCGGACGTCAACGCCAGCCTGGCGCACGCCACATTGGCCGAAGCCGGAACGCAGGTCCGGATCGGACTGGGCGTCGTCCGTGGCATCGGTACTGACCTCGCTGAGCGGCTGGTGGCCGACCGTGAAGCTCATGGGCCATTCGCTTCACTCCTGGATTTGACTGCCCGGGTTCAGCTTTCGGCGGCACAGGCCGAGGCGCTGGCGACCGCAGGCGCGTTTGACTGCTTCAGTATTTCGCGCCGCGAGGCACTGTGGACGGCCGCGGCAGCGGCGGGGCAGCGGCCGGACCGGCTGCCCGGGGTGGGGGTGGCGACGCAGACTCCAGCGCTGCCGGGGATGAGCGCGATCGAGCTTGCCGCCGCCAATGTGTGGGCCACCGGGGTGTCCCCAGACAGCTTCCCGACCCAGTTCCTGCGCGCCGACCTCGATGCACTCGGGGTGATTCCCGCCGACCAGCTGCTGAGCGTGCCCGACGGCACCCGGGTGCTGGTGGCCGGGGCGGTGACGCACCGGCAACGGCCGGCGACCGCCCGCGGGGTCACGTTCGTCAACCTCGAGGACGAGACCGGGATGGTCAATGTGCTGTGTACGCCGGGGGTGTGGCAGCGGCATCGACGGCTGGCGC
- a CDS encoding MmpS family protein: MFGALRRAWLPLLIVIVVAVGGFTVQRVRGFFGADDSGSGSTPFEDTKPFHPKVVVYDIFSPDGTYADINYLDLDATPQRIDGASLPWSLTLSTTNPAVSPNIVAQGDGATIGCRVTIDGVIKEERIATGPVSAQTFCIVKSA; this comes from the coding sequence ATGTTCGGCGCTCTCAGACGCGCGTGGTTACCCCTGCTCATCGTCATAGTCGTCGCGGTAGGGGGGTTCACCGTGCAACGAGTCCGCGGCTTCTTCGGAGCCGACGACAGTGGCTCAGGATCTACCCCCTTCGAGGACACCAAGCCGTTCCACCCCAAGGTCGTGGTCTACGACATCTTCAGCCCGGACGGCACCTACGCCGACATCAACTATCTGGACCTCGACGCCACCCCGCAGCGGATCGACGGCGCCAGCCTGCCGTGGTCGCTGACCCTGTCGACCACCAACCCGGCGGTGAGCCCCAACATCGTCGCCCAAGGTGACGGCGCCACCATCGGCTGCCGCGTCACCATCGACGGCGTCATCAAAGAAGAAAGAATCGCCACCGGCCCCGTGAGCGCCCAGACCTTCTGCATTGTGAAATCCGCATGA
- a CDS encoding MMPL family transporter yields MSKHTSDETPTDTLPASPQPKRGGIPAWIRRLAVPIILAWLAITVLVNVVVPQLDEVGKMRAVSMAPRDAPSMIAMMRIGKVFDEFKSDSSAMVVLEGDQPLGDDAHKYYDQLVAKMEADHTHVEHIQDFWSDPLTAAGSQSPDGKAAYVQVYLAGNMGETLANESVEAVQQIIADTPAPEGVHAYVTGGAALNADQHIAGDKSLKIITALTFVVIITMLLSIYRSIGTVLLVLGMVVFELSAARGVVAVLAYYNIIGLSTFAVNLLVTLAIAASTDYAIFLLGRYQEARALGEDKESAFHTMYHGTAHVILGSGLTIAGATFCLHFTRLPYFQSLGVPLAIGMVVVVLAALTFGSAVVAVASRFGMLEPKRAMRIRTWRRIGAMIVRWPGPVLVATTAVCLIGLLTLPGYKTNYNDRQYLPDYVPANIGYAAADRHFSQARMSPELLMIETDHDLRNPADFLVINRIAKRVFEVPGIGRVQTITRPLGTPIEHTTIPFAMSMQGTTQQLNMKYQLDSMKNMLKMGDDMQVSIDSMKEMLKVTTEMSATTHSMDLKMHQMLDDIQKMRDAIADFDDMWRPMRSYFYWEPHCFDIPICWSIRSIFDVMDGLDQMTEDFEKVLPDIDNLDKLMPRMMQIMPPMIETMSNMRVTQLKMQSTMEGLQLQMEKMMEGQNAMGKAFDDSKNDDSFYLPPEAFDNPDFKRGMKMFLSPDGHAVRFIISHEGDPMSPEGVSHIAPIKHAVHEALKGTPLEGSKVYLGGTAAMFKDMKDGSAYDLIIAGIASLCLIFIIMLLITRAVVASAVIVGTVLLSLGTSFGISVLIWQHIIGLDLHWMVLAMSVIILLAVGSDYNLLLVSRMKEELPGGINTGIIRAMGGSGSVVTSAGLVFAFTMMSMLVSDLRVIGQVGSTIGLGLLIDTLVIRSFMTPSIAALLGRWFWWPQRVPLRPSPVAQQAMARASEPASVS; encoded by the coding sequence ATGAGCAAGCACACCAGCGACGAGACCCCGACCGACACACTGCCGGCGTCGCCGCAGCCCAAGCGCGGCGGCATCCCGGCATGGATCCGCCGGCTCGCGGTGCCTATCATCTTGGCCTGGTTAGCGATCACCGTCCTGGTGAATGTCGTTGTGCCGCAACTCGACGAAGTCGGGAAGATGCGCGCGGTGTCCATGGCCCCCCGCGATGCTCCGTCGATGATCGCGATGATGCGCATCGGCAAGGTGTTCGACGAGTTCAAATCGGACAGCTCGGCGATGGTGGTCCTCGAAGGCGACCAGCCGCTCGGCGACGACGCGCACAAGTATTACGACCAGCTGGTCGCCAAGATGGAGGCCGACCACACCCACGTCGAGCACATCCAGGACTTCTGGAGCGACCCGCTGACCGCGGCGGGGTCGCAGAGCCCGGACGGCAAAGCCGCCTACGTTCAGGTGTATCTGGCCGGCAACATGGGCGAGACCCTGGCCAACGAGTCGGTCGAGGCCGTCCAGCAGATCATCGCCGACACCCCGGCACCTGAGGGGGTGCACGCCTACGTCACCGGTGGGGCCGCCCTCAACGCCGATCAGCACATCGCGGGCGACAAAAGCCTGAAGATCATCACCGCGCTGACATTCGTGGTGATCATCACGATGCTGCTGTCCATCTACCGGTCGATCGGCACGGTGCTGTTGGTGCTGGGCATGGTGGTCTTCGAGCTGAGCGCTGCCCGCGGCGTGGTGGCCGTGTTGGCCTACTACAACATCATCGGCCTGTCGACGTTCGCGGTGAACCTGCTGGTGACACTCGCGATCGCCGCCTCGACGGACTACGCGATCTTCCTGCTGGGCCGCTATCAAGAGGCCCGAGCGCTCGGCGAGGACAAAGAGTCGGCCTTCCACACCATGTATCACGGCACCGCGCACGTGATCTTGGGCTCGGGTCTGACCATCGCCGGTGCCACCTTCTGTCTGCACTTCACCCGACTGCCCTACTTCCAGTCGCTGGGCGTTCCCCTGGCGATCGGCATGGTGGTCGTGGTTCTCGCGGCGCTCACGTTCGGTTCCGCGGTCGTGGCGGTGGCCAGCCGCTTCGGCATGCTGGAACCCAAGCGGGCGATGCGGATCCGCACCTGGCGCCGGATCGGCGCGATGATCGTGCGCTGGCCGGGGCCGGTGCTGGTGGCCACCACGGCGGTCTGCCTGATCGGCCTGCTCACGCTGCCGGGTTACAAGACCAACTACAACGACCGGCAGTACCTGCCGGACTACGTGCCGGCCAACATCGGCTACGCCGCCGCGGACCGGCACTTCTCCCAGGCCCGGATGAGTCCGGAACTGCTGATGATCGAGACCGACCACGACCTGCGCAACCCGGCCGACTTCCTGGTGATCAACCGGATCGCCAAGCGGGTGTTCGAGGTGCCGGGCATCGGGCGAGTGCAGACCATCACCCGGCCGCTGGGCACGCCGATCGAACACACCACGATCCCGTTCGCGATGAGCATGCAGGGCACCACCCAGCAGCTGAACATGAAGTACCAGCTCGACAGCATGAAGAACATGCTCAAGATGGGCGACGACATGCAGGTGTCGATCGACAGCATGAAGGAGATGCTCAAGGTCACCACCGAGATGTCGGCGACCACCCACAGCATGGATCTCAAGATGCACCAGATGCTCGACGACATCCAGAAGATGCGCGACGCGATCGCCGACTTCGACGACATGTGGCGCCCGATGCGCAGCTACTTCTATTGGGAGCCGCACTGTTTCGACATCCCGATCTGCTGGTCGATCCGGTCGATCTTCGACGTGATGGACGGCCTCGACCAGATGACCGAGGACTTCGAAAAGGTCCTGCCCGACATCGACAACCTCGACAAGCTGATGCCGCGGATGATGCAGATCATGCCGCCGATGATCGAGACCATGTCGAACATGCGGGTCACCCAGCTGAAGATGCAGTCCACCATGGAGGGCCTGCAGCTTCAGATGGAGAAGATGATGGAGGGCCAGAACGCCATGGGCAAGGCGTTCGACGACTCCAAGAACGACGACTCGTTCTACCTGCCGCCCGAGGCGTTCGACAACCCCGACTTCAAGCGCGGCATGAAGATGTTCCTGTCCCCCGACGGGCACGCGGTGCGGTTCATCATCAGCCATGAGGGCGACCCGATGTCCCCGGAGGGCGTCAGCCACATCGCGCCGATCAAGCACGCCGTGCACGAGGCGCTCAAGGGCACCCCGCTGGAGGGCTCCAAGGTCTATCTCGGCGGTACCGCGGCCATGTTCAAGGACATGAAGGACGGGTCGGCCTACGACCTGATCATCGCCGGCATCGCGTCGCTGTGCCTGATCTTCATCATCATGCTGCTGATCACCCGGGCCGTGGTGGCCTCGGCGGTGATCGTCGGCACGGTGCTGCTCTCACTGGGCACGTCGTTCGGGATCTCGGTGCTGATCTGGCAGCACATCATCGGCCTGGACCTGCACTGGATGGTGCTGGCGATGTCGGTGATCATCCTGTTGGCGGTGGGTTCGGACTACAACCTGTTGCTGGTATCCCGGATGAAGGAAGAACTCCCCGGCGGAATCAACACGGGCATCATCCGCGCCATGGGCGGCAGTGGCTCCGTGGTCACCTCGGCGGGCCTGGTGTTCGCGTTCACCATGATGTCGATGCTGGTCTCCGACCTGCGCGTAATCGGTCAGGTGGGTTCCACCATCGGCCTGGGTCTGCTCATCGACACCCTGGTGATCCGCTCGTTCATGACGCCGTCGATCGCCGCGCTGCTGGGCCGCTGGTTCTGGTGGCCGCAGCGAGTGCCGTTGCGGCCGAGTCCGGTGGCGCAGCAGGCCATGGCCCGGGCGAGCGAACCGGCGTCGGTCAGCTGA
- a CDS encoding universal stress protein — MSSTPGILVGVDGSPSSVAAVDWAARDAALHNLPLILVHVLASPVVMTFPETPMPPGYTEWQRDQGERYLREAVEIAEAAGATRVTAETVVGSTVPMLVDMSREAARLVVGSRGHGRMRRLLLGSVSSSLVRHAHCAVVVIHEDHLRPDTAPVVVGIDGSPVSEAATALAFEEASLRGVELIAVYAWHDTGLLDFPGIDTAAMASEGELALAERLAGWRERYPDVTVRRVVVDDRPADQLVDQSQEAQLVVVGSHGRGGFTGMLLGSVSQAVVQSAHTPVVVVRPPA; from the coding sequence ATGTCGTCCACTCCCGGAATCCTGGTCGGTGTCGACGGATCACCGTCGTCGGTAGCCGCAGTCGATTGGGCGGCGCGTGACGCCGCGCTGCACAACCTGCCACTCATCCTGGTGCACGTGCTGGCCTCCCCGGTGGTGATGACGTTCCCCGAGACACCGATGCCGCCCGGCTACACCGAGTGGCAGCGTGATCAGGGCGAGCGCTACCTGCGCGAGGCCGTCGAGATCGCCGAGGCGGCCGGCGCGACCCGGGTCACCGCGGAGACCGTCGTGGGATCCACGGTGCCGATGCTGGTGGACATGAGCCGCGAGGCCGCCCGCCTGGTGGTCGGTTCTCGCGGGCACGGGCGGATGCGCCGGCTGTTGCTCGGCTCGGTCAGCTCGTCGTTGGTGCGGCATGCGCACTGCGCGGTCGTGGTCATCCACGAAGACCATCTGCGCCCCGACACCGCCCCGGTGGTCGTCGGTATCGACGGGTCCCCGGTGTCGGAGGCCGCAACGGCGCTGGCATTCGAAGAAGCCTCGCTGCGCGGGGTGGAACTGATCGCGGTGTATGCCTGGCACGACACCGGACTGCTGGACTTCCCCGGCATCGACACGGCGGCGATGGCGTCCGAAGGCGAGTTGGCCCTGGCCGAACGGTTGGCGGGCTGGCGGGAGCGCTACCCCGACGTCACGGTGCGCCGAGTGGTGGTCGATGACCGACCGGCCGACCAACTCGTCGACCAATCCCAGGAGGCTCAGCTGGTGGTGGTGGGCAGCCACGGCCGCGGCGGCTTCACCGGCATGCTGCTGGGCTCGGTCAGCCAGGCGGTGGTGCAGTCGGCCCACACACCGGTCGTCGTTGTCCGCCCGCCGGCATAG
- the otsB gene encoding trehalose-phosphatase, producing MSVTIDPRRHDAVLLRLDGGADTAALTERLRQAGVRVAAVAEATSDGSGAELVAAATGLAVRPGRCVVLTDSESGVISARSAGFALVIGVGCDGGDAVVADPNAVQVRTGDRPMSALPDAMTAAELRDLDHPAVFFDFDGTLSDIVDDPDAARPVAGAVDALAALAAQCPVAVLSGRDLADVRTRVGLDGIWYAGSHGFELIGPDGTHHQNDAAVDAVLVLAAAAGSLNEQLGEIPGIMVEHKRFAVAVHYRNAARDRVGEVLAAVRETGRRRGLRVTTGREVIELRPEIDWDKGRTLHWLLDRMAGVSTPLFLGDDITDEDAFDAVAELSGSGIVVRHNDDGDRATAARYALESPAQVAGFTARLAERLAG from the coding sequence ATGTCGGTCACGATCGACCCGCGCCGGCATGACGCGGTGCTGTTGCGGCTCGACGGGGGTGCCGACACGGCGGCGTTGACCGAACGGCTCCGGCAGGCGGGCGTGCGGGTGGCCGCGGTCGCCGAGGCAACTTCCGACGGTTCAGGCGCCGAACTGGTGGCTGCCGCCACCGGGTTGGCGGTGCGGCCGGGCCGCTGCGTGGTACTCACCGACTCCGAATCGGGGGTAATCTCCGCTCGCAGTGCCGGATTCGCCCTGGTGATCGGTGTGGGATGCGATGGCGGTGACGCGGTGGTGGCTGATCCGAACGCGGTGCAGGTGCGTACCGGCGATCGGCCGATGTCGGCGTTGCCGGATGCGATGACGGCTGCCGAGTTGCGCGACCTCGATCACCCGGCGGTGTTCTTCGATTTCGACGGGACTCTCTCGGACATCGTCGACGATCCCGACGCGGCCCGACCGGTGGCCGGCGCGGTGGATGCGTTGGCCGCGTTGGCCGCCCAATGCCCGGTCGCGGTGCTGTCCGGTCGCGATCTGGCCGACGTGCGGACCCGGGTGGGCTTGGACGGGATCTGGTATGCGGGCAGTCACGGCTTCGAGCTGATCGGGCCGGACGGCACCCACCACCAGAACGACGCCGCCGTCGATGCGGTGCTGGTGCTGGCCGCCGCGGCCGGCTCACTCAATGAGCAGCTCGGTGAAATCCCGGGAATCATGGTGGAACACAAACGCTTCGCCGTTGCCGTGCACTACCGCAACGCCGCCCGGGATCGGGTCGGCGAGGTACTGGCGGCGGTGCGCGAGACCGGTCGGCGCCGCGGGCTGCGGGTCACGACCGGGCGCGAGGTAATCGAGCTTCGCCCCGAGATCGACTGGGACAAGGGACGTACCCTGCACTGGCTGCTGGATCGGATGGCCGGGGTGAGCACACCGCTGTTCCTCGGCGACGACATCACCGACGAGGACGCGTTCGACGCGGTCGCCGAACTGTCGGGTTCCGGAATAGTGGTGCGGCACAACGACGACGGCGATCGTGCGACCGCCGCCCGTTATGCCCTGGAGAGTCCGGCTCAAGTCGCTGGGTTCACCGCGCGGCTGGCGGAGCGCCTGGCCGGCTGA
- a CDS encoding response regulator transcription factor: MHNSAPRVLVVEDSDAIRETVVVALADAGFVSGGRVDGRGLEDVLPAFRPDLVVLDVMLPGRDGFALIDVVRDYGDTGIILLTAKDALDDRLRGLDTGADDYVVKPFELAELLSRIAAVLRRRGRVPSAIQVGDLVVDLEAGVVSRAGAVLELTGTELKLLGYLAEQRGRTVSKDRILAAVWGYDAYDANLVEVYVSGLRRKLEAHGPRMLHTVRGVGYRLAAARP; this comes from the coding sequence GTGCACAACAGCGCACCCAGGGTGCTGGTGGTAGAGGATTCCGACGCGATCCGCGAGACGGTGGTGGTGGCGCTCGCGGACGCCGGATTCGTCAGCGGCGGACGGGTCGACGGTCGCGGTCTGGAGGACGTGTTACCGGCATTCCGCCCGGATCTGGTGGTGCTCGACGTGATGTTGCCGGGCCGGGATGGATTCGCCCTGATCGATGTGGTGCGCGACTACGGCGACACCGGGATCATCCTTCTCACCGCCAAAGACGCACTCGACGATCGGCTACGCGGGCTGGACACCGGCGCCGACGACTATGTGGTCAAGCCATTCGAATTGGCCGAACTGCTGTCCCGTATCGCAGCGGTGCTACGACGGCGTGGACGAGTGCCGTCGGCGATTCAGGTCGGCGACTTGGTGGTCGACCTGGAGGCCGGCGTGGTGAGCCGTGCCGGTGCGGTACTGGAGCTGACCGGCACCGAACTCAAGTTGCTCGGCTATCTCGCCGAGCAGCGTGGCCGGACCGTGAGCAAGGACCGGATCCTGGCGGCGGTGTGGGGCTACGACGCCTACGACGCCAACCTCGTCGAGGTCTACGTCAGCGGTCTGCGCCGCAAACTGGAGGCCCACGGGCCGCGAATGCTGCACACCGTCCGCGGTGTCGGCTATCGGCTGGCGGCCGCCCGCCCATGA
- a CDS encoding HAMP domain-containing histidine kinase has protein sequence MSTPTPSLRRRATVATVGVIAALLLVLGVAGDQLLGAQLNRDLRARLDDTAVRAANLVEAGVSPAALVTQLQGNDIRVQVISRDGAAYGDLSLRPAPWQPPPPPPPPPPAWGPPPPPPPGWGPPPPPPPPGWGPPPPPPGGPPPPPPPGGPPPPPAPPLGQWTSTTVTRLLPDGSTLTLVADTSGISARHAELRHDLLIGGTIGLGLVALLVGLAAARALAPLQRMTATAQLIARGDRGRRLRPDRPQTELGQAAAAFDSMLDALETAESDARQAAAAAQRAEANTRRFLSDAAHELRTPIAGIQALAQQLTADTGNAARRRRFATLLTVETRRAARLVGDLLDIARIDAGVALRCEDVDLAEIAAAEVERAAMLAPHLTVRLSGDGRALPVHADPQRIAQILSNLLDNACRHTPQGGEIIVRTGRREHDLEVAEVTVVDTGPGVPDSDRERIFDRLVRLDDARNRDSGGAGLGLSIARALAQAHHGGLECLPSQTGAAFRLSLPLAPGESAD, from the coding sequence ATGAGCACTCCCACCCCATCGCTGCGCCGGCGGGCGACGGTCGCCACGGTCGGCGTGATCGCTGCACTGCTGCTCGTGCTGGGCGTAGCCGGCGACCAGCTGCTCGGCGCACAACTCAACCGTGACCTACGGGCGCGGCTCGACGACACCGCCGTTCGTGCCGCCAATCTCGTCGAGGCCGGGGTGAGTCCGGCCGCTCTGGTAACCCAGTTGCAAGGCAACGATATTCGCGTTCAGGTGATCAGTCGGGACGGCGCCGCCTACGGCGATCTGTCCCTTCGGCCCGCACCATGGCAACCTCCGCCGCCACCACCCCCGCCACCGCCGGCATGGGGTCCGCCGCCCCCGCCACCTCCGGGATGGGGGCCGCCGCCACCACCGCCACCCCCGGGATGGGGGCCGCCGCCACCACCGCCCGGCGGGCCACCGCCACCGCCCCCGCCCGGTGGGCCACCGCCGCCACCAGCACCACCGCTCGGCCAGTGGACGAGCACCACGGTGACCCGCCTGCTGCCGGACGGTTCGACACTCACCCTGGTGGCCGACACCTCGGGAATCAGCGCACGCCACGCAGAGCTCCGGCATGACCTGCTGATCGGCGGCACGATCGGGCTCGGATTGGTCGCGTTGCTCGTCGGCCTCGCCGCCGCCCGGGCACTGGCCCCGTTGCAGCGGATGACCGCGACCGCACAGCTGATCGCCCGCGGCGACCGGGGCCGTCGACTGCGCCCGGATCGGCCGCAAACCGAACTCGGGCAGGCTGCCGCCGCGTTCGACAGCATGCTCGACGCCCTGGAGACCGCCGAGAGCGACGCCCGCCAAGCCGCAGCCGCCGCGCAGCGAGCCGAGGCGAATACCCGCCGGTTCCTCTCCGACGCCGCACACGAACTGCGCACCCCGATCGCCGGAATTCAGGCGCTGGCCCAGCAGCTCACCGCCGACACCGGAAACGCCGCTCGCCGGCGTCGATTCGCGACCCTGCTGACGGTTGAAACCCGCCGCGCGGCTCGGCTGGTCGGCGACCTGCTCGATATCGCGCGCATTGACGCCGGGGTGGCCCTGCGCTGCGAAGACGTTGACTTAGCCGAGATCGCAGCCGCCGAAGTCGAGCGGGCCGCCATGCTGGCGCCCCACCTGACGGTCCGCCTCAGCGGGGACGGTCGAGCCCTGCCGGTCCATGCCGATCCGCAACGCATCGCGCAGATCCTGTCCAACCTGCTGGACAACGCCTGTCGGCACACCCCTCAGGGCGGCGAGATCATCGTGCGCACCGGCCGCCGCGAGCACGACCTCGAGGTAGCCGAGGTGACCGTCGTCGACACCGGCCCGGGCGTCCCGGACTCCGACCGCGAGCGGATCTTCGATCGGCTGGTCCGCCTCGACGATGCGCGCAATCGCGACTCCGGCGGAGCCGGTCTGGGCCTGTCGATCGCCAGGGCACTGGCACAGGCGCATCACGGCGGCCTCGAATGTCTGCCCAGCCAGACCGGCGCGGCATTCCGGCTCAGCCTGCCGCTGGCACCCGGGGAGAGCGCTGACTAG